In the genome of Priestia aryabhattai, the window TCGGCTGTTAACCGATCGGTCGTAGGTTCGAGTCCTACCTGTGGAGCCATACTGGCCCGTTGGTCAAGCGGTTAAGACACCGCCCTTTCACGGCGGTAACACGGGTTCGAATCCCGTACGGGTCATCTTAAAAGCAGTTTGCATATGCAAACTGCTTTTTTATTTGTACACAATGTTTTTTCTTTTGTATAAACTCTATTTTTCGTTTTTCTATGATTTCCTCTGCATAATTTGCATTTCTTATAGCACATCTATAAACGCTTGTTCTAAATTTCGAAAAAAAACCTACAATAGTAATAACGGAATACTGTTTGTACAAAAGGAGGGGAATGCGTGAAAAAAATTGTTTTGTGCTCCATCGGAGTTTTTCTTGTGTATGCAGCTTGTATATGGGTGTATTTATTCTATATAAGTGACACCTCTATTCCACAATCATTAAGAGGTACCAGCGTAGATCCGGCTACGTTTATGAATGCACGAGAACTTATGTTAACCGAAAAATATTCAAAGATTAGAGATGCACTCTTTTTTATCCGAATTCCATATGAGTGGCTAGGGTTTATTTTAATTTTAGTGTTAGGTGTGTCTAAGAAAGTTAATAAGTGGTCTAAAGACGTCAGCCGTTTCAGTCTTCTCCAAGCTGCTATTTATGTATTTTGGTTATCTGTTCTGCTGCTGATCTATTCTTTTCCTATGGACTGGATTAGCTATAAGCTTTCAACGGCTTACCATATTACGACGCAACCTTTTCAAGGATGGATGAAAGATCTTTTTACAGATTTTTGGGTAAACTATGCCACTATGTTTTTAGTGATTGCTGTGTTATATGCATTAATTCGTAAGTTTTCAAAAAGATGGTGGCTGTATGCGTGGCTAGTATCCATTCCATTTACGCTATTTTTGACGTTTATTCAACCAGTGGTTATTGATCCGTTATATAACGATTTTTATCCATTAAAGAATAAAGAGTTGGAGACGAAAATTTTACATTTAGCAGATGAAGCTCATATACCTGCTAAGCATGTATATGAAGTAAACATGTCTGAAAAAACCAACTCTCTCAATGCATATGTGACGGGAATAGGTTCTAATTCAAGAATTGTGTTATGGGATACCACCCTTAATAAATTAACGGAACGTGAAATTTTGTTTATCATGGCGCACGAGATGGGTCACTATGTAAAGAAACATATTTATGTGGGGATTGCTTCAGCTTTAGTTTTATCGATTGTGGGATTATGGCTAACGAAGCACTTAGCTCGCTTTGTGATTCAGAGATGGGGGAAAGCATTAAAAATTACTTCTCTTAGTGATTTAAATTCCTTACCGCTTATTCTACTTATTTTTTCTGTTCTTACATTTGCTGTAAGTCCTTTAACAAATATGCAGTCGCGTCATCATGAACTTCAATCTGACACGTACGCGATGGACCTAACAGGAGATAAACAAGCTGCTATTAAAACGTTTCAGGACTTAACAAAATCAGGACTATCTCAGGTAAACCCGCCGTATTTAGTGAAAATTTTCCGATATGGTCACCCAACAATACTGGAAAGAATTTCATTTGTGGAGGAGTATGAAAGAAATGAATAAGTGATATAAGAAAAAGTAAAGGATATATGAAGCCTTTTATACGTAGGTATTAATAGAAGAGCCTCCTTGCGAGTAGGAAAAAAATTCTAAAAGGAGGTTTCATTTTCGAAAGTACTGTTATATAATAACGTATGTAAAATAAAAACTGTTTTATAACAATGGGGAGGAATAGTTATTTGTGATTGAAAAGATAGCAGTCGAAATTCTCAATGTATATTCACCTCAGCGAAGTCTTACTACATGTCCTTCAACTATTTACTTATTTCATCTACGTTCTTACTAATATTATGACAAACTGCTAATTTACTTCATCATGAAACAGACATATTCTAACTGCTGCGTTTTATATTTTTATGAATATAGAATTTCAAATTCATTAGGGGGTATAAAGAATGAAAGATATTCGTGTAAAAAACCTTGAAGAAAATTGGAAAAGCGATGAGCGTTGGAAAGGAATTGAACGTCCATATTCTGCAGAAAAAGTCATTGGGCTGAGAGGATCCATTGATATTGAACATACGCTTGCTAGAAGAGGGGCCGAAAAGTTCTGGAACTTATTAAAAACAGAGCCATACGTCCATGCACTAGGAGCTTTAACCGGAAACCAAGCAGTACAACAGGTAAAAGCAGGGTTAAAAGCAATTTACTTAAGCGGATGGCAAGTAGCTGCAGATGCAAACCTTTCAGGAAATATGTATCCTGATCAAAGTCTATACCCAGCAAACAGCGTGCCGCATGTCGTGAAACGAATCAATCAAGCGCTGCAGCGTGCT includes:
- a CDS encoding M48 family metallopeptidase; translation: MKKIVLCSIGVFLVYAACIWVYLFYISDTSIPQSLRGTSVDPATFMNARELMLTEKYSKIRDALFFIRIPYEWLGFILILVLGVSKKVNKWSKDVSRFSLLQAAIYVFWLSVLLLIYSFPMDWISYKLSTAYHITTQPFQGWMKDLFTDFWVNYATMFLVIAVLYALIRKFSKRWWLYAWLVSIPFTLFLTFIQPVVIDPLYNDFYPLKNKELETKILHLADEAHIPAKHVYEVNMSEKTNSLNAYVTGIGSNSRIVLWDTTLNKLTEREILFIMAHEMGHYVKKHIYVGIASALVLSIVGLWLTKHLARFVIQRWGKALKITSLSDLNSLPLILLIFSVLTFAVSPLTNMQSRHHELQSDTYAMDLTGDKQAAIKTFQDLTKSGLSQVNPPYLVKIFRYGHPTILERISFVEEYERNE